Proteins from one Danaus plexippus chromosome 2, MEX_DaPlex, whole genome shotgun sequence genomic window:
- the LOC116779594 gene encoding pre-mRNA-splicing factor ATP-dependent RNA helicase DHX16, protein MEKRSKRHHTPSPSDSDSAEETRAKDIKERDEFAKRLRKRDEEKVTKVSESSNKRSYEEAAKRLKLEAEDRDKILPKLRIQSRRKYLQKRKDDKVIELEDDIADDEYLFDESILTEREKREREHKKTLLQLAKEHEKARELENVQRYHMPQDLGKGEKGEYIEVDENEKLPNSEQRKWEQEQIKSAFFKFGAKDAKAQDEYELLLDEQIDFIQALQLEGNQEKKDEEKISEYKKARLTIEETKKSLPVFPFRDSLIEAIKNYQILIVEGETGSGKTTQIPQYLHEAGFTDDGKKIGCTQPRRVAAMSVAARVAQEMNVKLGNEVGYSIRFEDCTSDRTVIKYMTDGTLHREFLSEPDLASYSVMIIDEAHERTLHTDILFGLVKDITRFRPDLKLLISSATLDAEKFSTFFDDAPIFRIPGRRFPVHIYYTKAPEADYIDACVVTVLQIHATQPLGDILVFLTGQEEIETCVEMLQERTKKIGKKLKELIILPVYANLPTDMQAKIFEPTPEGARKVVLATNIAETSLTIDNIIYVIDPGFAKQNNFNSKTGMESLMVVPISKASANQRAGRAGRVAAGKCFRLYTAWAYKHELEDNTVPEIQRINLGNAVLTLKALGINDLIHFDFLDPPPHETLVLALEQLYALGALNHHGELTKAGRRMAEFPTDPMLAKMLLASEKYKCSEEIVSIAAMLSVNSSVFYRPKDKIIHADTARKNFFHRHGDHLTIMNVYNQWADSDYSVQWCYENFIQYRSMKRARDVREQLVGLMERVEIDMVSSISDDTNIRKAITAGYFYHIAKFSKGGHYKTVKHNQTVMIHPNSALFEELPRWVIYHELVFTSKEFMRQVTEIESKWLLEVAPHYYKSKELEDSTNKKMPKTIGKSANNF, encoded by the exons ATGGAAAAACGTAGTAAGCGACATCACACTCCCTCGCCATCGGACTCGGACAGTGCTGAAGAAACTCGGGCTAAGGATATAAAAGAGCGAGATGAGTTCGCCAAAAGGTTACGAAAGAGAGATGAAGAAAAAGTTACGAAAGTTTCTGAAAGTTCCAACAAACGGTCTTATGAAGAAGCAGCAAAGAGGTTAAAATTAGAGGCGGAAGACAGAGACAAAATATTACCAAAACTTCGTATTCAGTCCAGAAGAAAATACCTACAGAAAAGAAAAGATGATAAAGTTATTGAACTAGAAGATGATATTGCCGATGATGAATATCTTTTTGATGAGAGCAT ATTAACAGAGAGAgagaaaagggaaagggaACATAAGAAAACTCTGTTACAGTTAGCTAAGGAACATGAAAAAGCTCGGGAACTTGAAAATGTTCAAAGATATCACATGCCTCAAGATCTGGGAAAAGGGGAAAAAG gaGAATATATCGAAGtcgatgaaaatgaaaaattgccAAATTCAGAACAAAGAAAATGGGAACAGGAACAAATCAAATCtgccttttttaaatttggtgcAAAGGATGCAAAGGCACAAGATGAATATGAATTGCTTTTGGACGAACAAATAGATTTCATTCAAGCTCTACAATTAGAAGGCAACCAAGAAAAAAAAGATGAGGAAAAGatatcagaatataaaaaagcaaGATTGACCATTGAAGAGACAAAGAAATCACTACCAGTCTTTCCATTCAGAGATTCTTTGATAGAAGCTATAAAAAACTACCAAATATTAATTGTGGAAGGTGAAACAGGTTCCGGTAAGACCACTCAAATCCCTCAATATTTGCATGAGGCTGGATTCACTGATGATGGCAAGAAGATTGGTTGCACTCAGCCCCGAAGAGTGGCGGCAATGTCTGTGGCGGCCAGAGTTGCACAAGAAATGAATGTTAAATTAGGCAATGAAGTTGGTTATAGCATTAGATTTGAAGACTGTACCTCAGACAGAACtgtgattaaatatatgactGATGGCACCTTGCACAGAGAATTTCTATCAGAACCGGACTTGGCATCCTATAGTGTAATGATTATAGATGAAGCTCATGAAAGAACGCTACATACTGATATTCTTTTTGGTCTCGTAAAAGATATTACTAGATTTCGACCAGATCTTAAGTTATTAATATCCAGCGCTACGTTAGACGCCGAAAAGTTTTCTACGTTTTTCGACGATGCGCCGATATTTAGAATCCCCGGTCGAAGGTTTCCAGtgcatatatattacacaaaagCACCAGAAGCCGATTATATCGATGCCTGTGTTGTTACAGTTTTACAGATACATGCCACTCAACCGCTTGGCGATATATTAGTGTTCCTCACTGGACAAGAAGAAATTGAAACTTGCGTCGAAATGTTACAAGAGAGAACTAAGAAAATAggaaagaaattaaaagagCTCATCATTTTACCCGTATATGCAAATCTACCCACTGACATGcaagcaaaaatatttgaaccaACTCCCGAAGGAGCTAGAAAAGTTGTACTAGCCACTAATATCGCGGAGACATCTCTTACGattgataacattatatatgttattgatCCAGGATTtgctaaacaaaataatttcaattccaAAACTGGAATGGAAAGCTTGATGGTGGTACCAATATCTAAAGCATCAGCCAATCAAAGGGCTGGCAGGGCTGGGAGGGTAGCTGCTGGTAAATGCTTCAGACTGTACACGGCTTGGGCATACAAACATGAACTGGAAGATAATACTGTACCGGAAATTCAAAGGATAAACTTAGGAAATGCAGTGTTAACATTGAAAGCATTGGGCATTAACGATCTGATTCATTTCGATTTTCTAGATCCACCGCCACATGAGACTTTAGTGTTAGCTTTGGAGCAGTTATATGCTTTAGGAGCCCTAAATCATCATGGCGAATTGACAAAGGCTGGACGGAGAATGGCAGAATTTCCAACAGATCCAATGTTAGCGAAAATGTTACTTGCTAGTGAAAA GTACAAATGTTCCGAAGAAATCGTATCAATTGCGGCTATGTTGTCTGTAAATAGCTCTGTATTTTATAGACCAAaggataaaataatacatgctGACACAGCCAGGAAGAATTTTTTCCACCGTCATGGAGATCACTTAACCATAATGAACGTTTACAATCAGTGGGCTGACTCAGATTACTCCGTCCAATGGTGTTATGAgaatttcatacaatatagGTCGATGAAACGTGCTCGCGACGTCCGCGAGCAGCTGGTGGGTCTAATGGAAAGGGTTGAAATAGATATGGTATCAAGTATATCTGATGACACCAACATCCGCAAAGCCATCACTGCTGGATATTTCTACCATATTGCCAAATTCTCTAAAGGTGGCCATTACAAAACAGTAAAACATAACCAA actGTTATGATACATCCAAACAGTGCTTTATTTGAAGAGCTACCAAGGTGGGTCATATACCATGAGCTGGTGTTCACTTCCAAGGAATTTATGCGACAAGTTACAGAAATTGAAAGCAAATGGTTACTAGAAGTGGCGCCCCATTATTATAAGTCTAAAGAATTAGAGGattctacaaataaaaaaatgccaAAAACAATTGGCAAATctgcaaataatttttaa
- the LOC116779595 gene encoding succinate dehydrogenase assembly factor 4, mitochondrial-like, with protein sequence MNVLTLKVKDAMTKILAVNRSSILTLNKYSEQSKTETNESKEDTKGESKRMAEFRKKLRETTPITDLGEQAEMKAKDDPLPAWPDDINPHTGEVGGPRGPEPTRYGDWERKGRVTDF encoded by the exons atgaacgtATTAACGTTGAAAGTAAAAGATgctatgacaaaaatattagcag TTAATCGCAGTtccattttaactttaaataaatattccgaACAGTCAAAAACAGAGACTAATGAAAGTAAGGAAGACACAAAGGGGGAATCTAAGAGAATGGCCGAATTTAGAAAGAAGTTACGGGAGACCACTCCTATAACAGATTTGGGAGAACAAGCAGAAATGAAGGCTAAAGATGACCCACTGCCAGCTTGGCCGGATGATATTAATCCACATACTGGTGAAGTAGGTGGGCCTCGAGGGCCAGAACCTACAAGATATGGGGACTGGGAAAGAAAGGGGAGGGTTACTGATTTCTAG